One genomic segment of [Pasteurella] aerogenes includes these proteins:
- the sufI gene encoding protein SufI codes for MSQFSRRQLLKAAFLAGGISALPTPLLAASRAPLSFPPLIEIRRGKPIVLSAETTQAKLDGSRYAEVWGFNGNYLGPTIKIRSGEFAKLNYRNGIPQILSLNIQGLQASGELLGGIGRHFKMGETWAPIVPINQPAATCWYHACTLASSAYQTYRGLLGLWIIEDEESRKSSLPKKYGVDDIPLILQDVQLNADGVQLFSQNQPHFLGDRLFVNGQQAPYLTVPRSWVRLRILNASLSRGYHLHFDDDREFLLLAKDQGFLPQGQTRTSIFVAPSERVELLVDLNDGNNVTLISGKKRSLLDKFTQFFESGDALMDNTVLELRPEGMAAAFATKPAFQSNTTAPAVLAAKGQKERQFHIDVSNATINQQRLDPRRIDVNAVVNSTERWILTASQATGFKVQGARFVIESINDQPLEPSEQAWKDSLWIEGKVQILINFPNLSSNNHPLFFGSSDLMLADRGCLGVIIVQ; via the coding sequence ATGAGTCAATTTTCACGTCGTCAATTGCTAAAAGCGGCTTTTTTAGCCGGTGGAATTTCTGCGCTACCCACACCATTATTGGCAGCAAGCCGCGCGCCGCTTAGCTTTCCACCGCTGATTGAAATTCGACGTGGTAAGCCGATTGTATTAAGCGCCGAAACTACACAAGCGAAATTAGATGGCAGTCGTTATGCCGAAGTTTGGGGTTTTAACGGGAATTATTTAGGTCCGACTATTAAAATTCGTAGTGGCGAGTTCGCTAAACTCAATTATCGCAATGGCATACCGCAAATTTTGTCGCTCAATATTCAAGGATTGCAAGCCAGTGGTGAATTATTGGGTGGCATTGGGCGTCATTTTAAAATGGGTGAAACTTGGGCGCCGATTGTACCGATTAATCAGCCGGCGGCGACATGTTGGTACCATGCTTGCACCCTTGCCAGTTCGGCGTATCAAACTTATCGCGGGCTGCTTGGATTGTGGATTATTGAAGATGAGGAAAGTCGTAAATCATCATTACCGAAAAAATATGGTGTGGATGATATTCCGTTAATTTTGCAAGATGTGCAACTTAATGCGGACGGTGTGCAATTATTTAGCCAAAATCAACCGCACTTTTTAGGCGATCGTTTATTTGTTAATGGACAACAAGCGCCTTATCTGACCGTGCCGCGCAGTTGGGTGCGGTTGCGTATTTTGAATGCGTCCTTATCACGAGGTTATCATTTACACTTTGACGATGACCGTGAATTTTTGTTGTTAGCAAAAGATCAAGGCTTTCTCCCACAAGGGCAAACGCGGACTTCAATTTTTGTTGCGCCAAGCGAGCGTGTTGAGTTGTTGGTGGATTTAAATGACGGAAACAACGTCACCTTAATCAGCGGCAAAAAACGCAGTTTATTAGATAAGTTTACTCAATTTTTTGAAAGTGGCGATGCGCTGATGGACAATACCGTATTGGAATTGCGCCCGGAAGGCATGGCGGCAGCGTTTGCTACGAAACCTGCGTTTCAATCCAATACCACTGCGCCGGCGGTTTTGGCTGCCAAAGGGCAAAAAGAGCGACAATTTCATATTGATGTTTCCAATGCGACTATCAATCAACAACGCCTTGATCCTCGTCGTATTGATGTTAATGCGGTAGTAAATTCAACAGAACGCTGGATTTTAACCGCCAGCCAAGCTACTGGTTTTAAAGTACAAGGCGCACGTTTTGTGATTGAAAGTATCAATGACCAACCCTTAGAGCCAAGTGAACAAGCGTGGAAAGATAGTTTGTGGATTGAGGGAAAAGTACAAATTTTAATTAATTTCCCAAATCTTTCTTCCAATAATCATCCCTTATTTTTCGGTTCGTCCGATTTAATGCTGGCAGATAGAGGTTGCCTTGGCGTGATCATAGTGCAATAA
- the plsC gene encoding 1-acyl-sn-glycerol-3-phosphate acyltransferase — translation MLKLIRIILVVFCCIIICVVGTIYSLIHFKNPSNVGVVASWFGRLYPLFGLQVEKRFPADADKVGRCIYIGNHQNNYDMVTISAMVMPRTVSVGKKSLIWIPFFGILYWASGNIFLDRDNRTKAHGTMNQLAERINTDNVSVWMFPEGTRSRGRGLLPFKTGAFYAAIMAGVPVVPVVCSSTHNQVDLNRWHNGKVICEMLPPIDTSGYSKENVRELAEHCHQVMLQHLAKLDSELQQPQA, via the coding sequence ATGCTAAAGTTGATTAGAATTATTCTTGTGGTGTTTTGTTGCATCATAATTTGTGTAGTGGGAACGATTTATTCTCTTATTCACTTTAAAAATCCAAGTAATGTAGGCGTGGTTGCCAGTTGGTTTGGGCGTTTGTATCCTTTATTTGGTTTGCAAGTGGAAAAGCGTTTTCCTGCTGATGCGGACAAAGTTGGGCGCTGTATTTATATTGGAAATCACCAAAATAATTACGATATGGTGACTATTTCTGCAATGGTGATGCCGAGAACCGTGAGCGTGGGGAAAAAAAGTCTGATTTGGATCCCGTTTTTCGGCATTTTATATTGGGCGAGTGGGAATATTTTTCTCGACCGTGATAATCGTACTAAGGCGCATGGCACTATGAATCAATTGGCGGAACGCATTAATACGGATAATGTGTCGGTGTGGATGTTCCCTGAGGGAACGCGTAGCCGCGGACGCGGGTTGTTGCCATTTAAAACAGGGGCGTTTTATGCGGCAATTATGGCGGGTGTGCCGGTGGTGCCGGTGGTATGTTCTTCTACCCACAATCAAGTTGATTTGAATCGTTGGCATAATGGTAAGGTGATTTGTGAAATGCTGCCGCCGATCGATACCTCCGGTTACAGCAAAGAAAACGTGCGCGAATTAGCCGAACATTGTCATCAAGTAATGTTACAACATTTGGCGAAATTGGATTCCGAATTGCAGCAACCTCAGGCGTAA
- the lpxH gene encoding UDP-2,3-diacylglucosamine hydrolase, producing the protein MKKTYFIADLHLSENQPHLTRLFLDFMQQQAPDAEAVYILGDLFDFWIGDDEQSPLIEQVKEQIKRLTDKHIPCYFIHGNRDFLVGKRFAKACGLTLLPTYHVLDLYGQKTLLCHGDTLCIDDLAYQRFRRKVHQPWRQWLFLCLPLKVRLKIAQKIRHKSQQDKQRKSDEIMDVNPDFVRQIFTQFDVNLLIHGHTHRQNIHQIPPHFTRIVLGDWGKTASILEASENGLRFVPND; encoded by the coding sequence ATGAAAAAAACTTATTTTATTGCCGATTTACATTTAAGCGAAAATCAACCGCACTTAACTCGCTTATTTCTGGATTTTATGCAACAACAAGCCCCCGATGCCGAGGCGGTTTATATTTTAGGCGATTTATTTGATTTTTGGATTGGTGATGATGAGCAATCGCCGCTCATCGAACAAGTGAAAGAGCAGATAAAACGACTGACGGATAAGCATATTCCTTGCTATTTTATTCATGGCAATCGCGACTTTTTAGTTGGAAAACGCTTTGCAAAAGCATGTGGATTGACTTTGCTGCCCACCTACCACGTGCTGGATTTATACGGACAAAAAACGCTACTGTGCCATGGTGATACGCTCTGTATCGATGATCTTGCCTATCAACGTTTTCGCCGAAAAGTCCACCAACCTTGGCGACAATGGCTCTTTTTGTGCTTACCATTAAAAGTGCGGTTAAAAATCGCACAGAAAATTCGCCACAAAAGCCAACAAGATAAACAACGTAAATCTGATGAAATTATGGATGTTAATCCCGATTTTGTGCGCCAAATTTTTACTCAATTTGACGTCAACCTCTTAATTCACGGGCATACGCATCGCCAAAATATCCACCAAATTCCACCGCACTTTACACGCATTGTGCTTGGCGATTGGGGCAAAACCGCCTCCATATTAGAAGCAAGCGAAAACGGTCTGCGCTTTGTGCCGAACGATTAA
- a CDS encoding carboxymuconolactone decarboxylase family protein: MFADWKNDVAHVKQSFGELGKKYPKMLQAYGALDAAAAEGNVLDAKTRELIALAVAVTTRCESCIGVHAAAAVKAGATEEEVAAALATAIALNAGAAYTYSLRALEAFNEQK; this comes from the coding sequence ATGTTTGCAGATTGGAAAAATGATGTGGCGCACGTAAAACAATCATTTGGTGAGTTAGGGAAAAAATATCCGAAAATGTTACAAGCTTATGGGGCGTTAGACGCAGCGGCGGCGGAAGGCAATGTTTTGGATGCTAAAACGCGCGAACTTATCGCTTTGGCAGTTGCGGTGACCACGCGTTGCGAAAGCTGTATCGGTGTTCATGCCGCGGCAGCAGTCAAAGCCGGAGCAACGGAAGAAGAAGTCGCAGCCGCGTTAGCCACGGCAATTGCGCTCAATGCCGGTGCGGCTTATACTTATTCGTTACGTGCTTTAGAAGCGTTTAACGAACAAAAATAA
- a CDS encoding transmembrane protein: MADPHIRSPMDFWDYLTVILYRCGFILAAIMTALLPYQPTIALNGILLAAALCASSLHIYLKRFRLLLQMASWVALLCALFGQSELALGAAFFTLGGLAFKEYFCFRVFCLNFQPLFLAGLWFSLQFEVSWLSQLLSAISALLFVILAIQKWRMPLHFDIGDKSKYEI, encoded by the coding sequence ATGGCTGATCCGCATATTCGTTCACCCATGGATTTCTGGGATTACCTCACGGTCATTCTCTATCGTTGCGGTTTTATTTTAGCAGCAATAATGACCGCACTTTTACCCTACCAGCCTACCATCGCGCTAAACGGAATATTGCTTGCAGCGGCATTATGCGCCTCATCGCTGCACATTTATCTCAAACGCTTTCGCCTACTGCTGCAAATGGCAAGCTGGGTGGCATTACTTTGTGCGCTTTTTGGACAATCGGAACTAGCGCTCGGCGCCGCATTTTTCACCCTCGGTGGATTAGCCTTTAAAGAATATTTCTGCTTTCGCGTATTTTGTTTAAATTTTCAACCGCTCTTTTTAGCCGGATTATGGTTTTCGTTGCAATTTGAGGTGAGCTGGTTAAGCCAATTGTTATCCGCCATCAGTGCGCTCCTATTTGTCATCTTAGCCATCCAAAAATGGCGCATGCCGCTGCATTTTGACATTGGCGATAAATCTAAGTATGAAATTTAG
- the uhpC gene encoding regulatory protein UhpC — protein MKNYENIDRTYRYWRLHIMLAMYVGYAGFYLTRKSFNYAVPALITDLGIDKNDIGMMATLFYITYGLSKFFSGLFSDRANPRHFMAWGLLITGVTNILFGLSSSIVMFTFLWIMNAWFQGWGWPACSKLLTAWYSRNERGLWWSIWNTAHNVGGALIPLIIGYVTLHYNWRYGFGIAGVITIIISLFLFLRLRNTPESMGLPSVGKWRNDPLELAQEKEGRHLSWRKILQQYVFLNKYIWLLALSYCLVYIVRTAINDWGNIYLTENYHYDLVSANSALSLFEIGGFVGSLAAGWGSDKLSSSNRGPMALLFAIGIFFSILALWLMSKENLILQGSVFFAIGFFVFGPQMLIGMAAAECAHKKTPGSATGFVGLFAYLGAAIAGYPLALVMEAFHWSGFFIVISAAAFGIALLLLPFLKAQN, from the coding sequence ATGAAAAATTATGAAAATATTGACCGCACTTATCGTTACTGGCGATTGCATATCATGCTTGCCATGTACGTAGGCTACGCTGGTTTTTATCTTACTCGCAAAAGTTTTAATTATGCGGTGCCGGCGTTAATTACCGATTTGGGCATTGATAAAAATGACATCGGTATGATGGCAACCTTATTTTATATTACTTATGGCTTGTCGAAATTTTTCTCCGGGCTGTTTTCCGATCGTGCCAATCCGCGGCATTTTATGGCATGGGGTTTACTCATTACTGGCGTGACCAATATTCTGTTCGGTTTATCCAGTTCCATCGTGATGTTTACCTTTTTATGGATCATGAACGCTTGGTTTCAAGGTTGGGGATGGCCGGCGTGTTCAAAATTATTGACCGCTTGGTATTCGCGCAACGAACGTGGATTATGGTGGTCCATTTGGAACACCGCGCATAACGTTGGTGGCGCGTTGATTCCGCTAATTATCGGTTATGTCACCTTGCATTATAACTGGCGTTACGGATTTGGCATTGCCGGTGTAATAACGATTATTATCAGCCTCTTTTTATTTTTACGCCTGCGAAATACACCGGAATCCATGGGCTTGCCGAGTGTGGGCAAATGGCGCAATGATCCCTTAGAATTAGCGCAAGAAAAAGAGGGCCGCCATTTAAGTTGGCGCAAAATTTTACAGCAATATGTATTTTTAAATAAGTATATTTGGTTGTTGGCGCTAAGTTATTGCTTGGTTTACATTGTACGCACCGCTATTAACGACTGGGGCAATATTTATTTAACCGAAAATTATCACTACGATCTGGTTTCTGCCAATAGTGCGTTGTCGCTGTTTGAAATCGGCGGATTTGTCGGATCCTTGGCTGCGGGTTGGGGATCGGATAAATTATCTTCCAGCAACCGTGGTCCTATGGCATTATTATTTGCGATCGGCATTTTCTTTTCGATTTTAGCGCTGTGGTTGATGAGTAAAGAAAATTTGATTTTGCAAGGCAGTGTATTTTTTGCGATTGGTTTTTTTGTTTTTGGTCCGCAAATGTTAATTGGTATGGCGGCAGCGGAATGTGCGCACAAAAAAACGCCGGGATCGGCGACTGGTTTTGTCGGTTTATTCGCCTATTTAGGCGCGGCGATTGCCGGTTATCCTTTGGCATTAGTGATGGAAGCGTTTCATTGGAGCGGCTTTTTTATTGTGATTTCGGCTGCAGCGTTTGGTATCGCTTTGTTATTATTGCCTTTTTTAAAAGCACAAAATTAA
- the uhpB gene encoding sensor protein UhpB, with protein sequence MKSIFTAVYAWFLIVCAYFCLWVISDYLLPDALFGLLFLPFALRCGIVLHTPLKYWIVSYGAEWCVLILLGQSFPENDYFKLFLLSAVSFPLIYAVYLYYYGSQWKIFLLQLGLIIILSAINSLIIFSSASSFAFLVSFSGGILIIPACYLINDFLFHRKWLPLTAALVKKPVSLRTKHIIIYILLFVLNIYIQTTLPETFYRFALFCLAIPIILLAFQYGWQGAFLGTLLNSIALISTTHQFSNLALTDLLLSISAQTITGIFLGLAIQHQRDLNHSLSVELNRNKMLTRQLVNTEETIRQEISRELHDEIGQNITAIRTQASILKRLGNLPQHEKIAGTIEQLSLNIYDTTKGLLNRIRPRVLDDLDLHQALQNLFIELNFETQGIQTALYWQNEKNIPLDHILEITIYRLCQESLNNIMKYAAATEVKISISVAQEVSLYIEDNGVGFDMKKSLNGPGIRGMQERVNSLCGAFHITSTEIDQDPVHHGTLIRVSLPRI encoded by the coding sequence ATGAAATCCATTTTTACCGCTGTTTATGCCTGGTTTTTGATCGTTTGCGCCTATTTTTGTTTATGGGTGATTTCCGATTATTTATTGCCGGATGCGCTGTTTGGATTATTATTTTTACCTTTTGCCTTGCGTTGCGGAATTGTGTTGCATACGCCGCTTAAATATTGGATTGTAAGCTATGGGGCGGAATGGTGCGTTTTGATTTTATTGGGACAGTCTTTTCCCGAAAATGATTATTTCAAATTATTTTTATTAAGTGCGGTCAGTTTTCCGTTAATTTATGCGGTTTACCTGTATTATTATGGTTCGCAGTGGAAAATATTTTTGCTGCAATTAGGCTTAATTATTATTTTAAGCGCAATAAATAGTTTAATTATTTTTTCCTCAGCATCTTCCTTTGCATTTTTAGTCAGCTTCAGCGGCGGCATTTTAATTATTCCGGCATGTTATTTAATTAATGATTTCTTATTTCATCGCAAATGGCTGCCATTAACTGCCGCCTTAGTTAAAAAACCAGTGAGCCTAAGAACTAAGCATATTATTATTTACATTTTACTGTTTGTTTTAAATATTTATATTCAAACGACTTTACCGGAAACCTTTTACCGTTTTGCCTTATTTTGTTTAGCAATTCCTATTATTTTATTAGCGTTTCAATATGGCTGGCAGGGCGCATTTTTAGGGACGCTGCTAAATAGTATTGCACTTATCAGTACTACTCATCAATTTTCCAATTTAGCCTTAACGGATTTATTATTATCTATTTCCGCCCAAACCATCACCGGTATTTTTCTCGGGCTTGCTATTCAGCATCAACGCGATTTAAACCACAGTTTATCGGTAGAATTAAATCGCAATAAAATGTTGACACGTCAATTAGTTAATACCGAAGAAACCATTCGTCAAGAAATTTCCCGTGAATTACATGATGAAATTGGGCAAAATATCACCGCCATTCGCACGCAAGCGAGCATCTTAAAACGCTTGGGAAATCTTCCACAACATGAAAAGATTGCCGGTACTATTGAACAATTGTCCTTAAATATTTATGACACCACCAAAGGTTTATTAAATCGAATTCGTCCGCGTGTATTAGACGATTTGGATTTACATCAAGCCTTACAAAATTTATTTATTGAACTGAATTTTGAAACACAAGGAATTCAGACCGCACTTTATTGGCAAAACGAGAAAAATATTCCCTTAGATCATATTTTAGAAATTACTATTTATCGCTTATGCCAAGAAAGTTTAAATAATATTATGAAATATGCGGCGGCAACGGAGGTGAAAATCAGTATTAGCGTTGCGCAAGAGGTTTCGCTTTATATTGAAGATAACGGGGTTGGATTTGACATGAAAAAAAGCCTAAACGGACCAGGTATTCGCGGTATGCAAGAGCGGGTGAACAGTTTGTGTGGCGCTTTTCATATTACCTCAACGGAAATTGATCAAGATCCCGTACATCATGGAACCCTCATTCGCGTGAGTTTACCTCGGATATAA
- the uhpA gene encoding transcriptional regulatory protein UhpA translates to MINVVLIDDHMIVRSGFAQLLALEEDIQVIGEFGSAKETRQNLPRLKPNVCIIDISMPDESGLELLKDIPSGIHCIMLSVNDSELTVKKALELGAKGYLSKRCSPDELIQAVRTVYAGGVYLMPELTVKLVSSRHSNPIEQLTKREREICELLILGLDAKEIGEKLNLSFKTVHVHRANAMSKLNVKNNVELANLLNQQRT, encoded by the coding sequence ATGATCAACGTGGTATTAATTGACGATCATATGATCGTGCGTTCCGGCTTTGCGCAATTGCTTGCTTTAGAAGAAGATATCCAAGTTATCGGCGAATTTGGTTCTGCCAAAGAAACGCGCCAGAATTTACCCCGTTTAAAACCGAATGTTTGTATTATTGATATTTCCATGCCTGATGAAAGTGGATTGGAATTATTAAAAGATATTCCCTCCGGCATTCATTGTATTATGTTAAGCGTCAATGATTCTGAATTAACCGTGAAAAAAGCCTTAGAATTAGGTGCCAAAGGTTATTTAAGTAAACGTTGCAGCCCGGATGAATTAATTCAAGCGGTCAGAACGGTTTATGCCGGCGGAGTCTATTTAATGCCGGAATTAACCGTCAAATTGGTCTCCTCGCGGCACAGTAATCCGATTGAACAATTAACCAAGCGGGAGCGGGAAATTTGCGAATTATTAATTCTGGGATTGGATGCAAAAGAAATTGGCGAGAAATTAAATTTAAGTTTTAAAACCGTACACGTACATCGTGCCAATGCCATGAGCAAATTAAATGTGAAAAATAATGTGGAATTGGCAAATTTATTAAATCAACAACGAACCTAA
- the uhpT_2 gene encoding hexose phosphate transport protein — protein MFKFLEEVRRPVLDLPVEERRKMWFKPFMQSYLVVFIGYMAMYLIRKNFNIAQNDMIETYGLTKTDLGLIGLGFSITYGIGKTVVSYYADGKNTKQFVPFMLILSALCMLGFSASMGSGSVALFLMIAFYALSGFFQSTGGSSSYSTITKWTPRKKRGTFLGFWNLSHNVGGAAAAGVALFGANVLFDGHVIGMFIFPSIIALIVGFVGLRYGSDSPEAYGLGKAEELFGEEVSEEDREAEENQLSKWQIFVQYVLRNKVIWLLCFANIFLYIVRIGIDQWSPVYAYQELGFSKDAAISGFALFEVGALVGTFLWGYLSDLANGRRGLTACISLILIVFTLEFYQHATNEYMYLGALFVLGFLVFGPQLLIGVAAVGFVPKKAIAVADGVKGTFAYLIGDSFAKLGLGMIADGTPIFGLTGWSGTFAALDASAVICMALLVFVAIAEEKKIRKNKKAAK, from the coding sequence ATGTTTAAATTTTTAGAAGAAGTCAGACGTCCTGTCTTAGATCTTCCTGTGGAAGAAAGACGTAAAATGTGGTTTAAACCGTTTATGCAATCCTATTTGGTGGTGTTTATCGGTTATATGGCGATGTATTTGATCCGTAAAAACTTTAATATCGCGCAAAACGATATGATTGAAACTTACGGATTGACCAAAACGGATTTGGGTTTAATCGGTTTAGGTTTTTCTATTACCTATGGGATTGGTAAAACAGTTGTTTCTTATTATGCGGACGGTAAAAATACGAAGCAATTTGTTCCGTTTATGTTGATTTTATCCGCGCTTTGTATGCTAGGTTTTAGTGCCAGTATGGGTAGCGGCAGCGTGGCATTATTTTTGATGATCGCGTTTTATGCCTTAAGCGGCTTTTTCCAAAGTACCGGTGGTTCATCTAGTTATTCCACTATCACCAAATGGACACCACGCAAAAAACGCGGAACATTCTTAGGTTTCTGGAATTTATCGCACAACGTAGGTGGTGCCGCGGCGGCGGGGGTAGCGTTATTTGGTGCTAACGTATTGTTTGACGGTCATGTGATTGGGATGTTTATTTTCCCATCAATTATCGCGTTAATCGTCGGTTTTGTTGGATTGCGTTATGGCTCAGATTCACCGGAAGCTTACGGTTTGGGTAAAGCAGAAGAATTATTCGGCGAAGAAGTAAGCGAAGAAGATCGCGAAGCAGAAGAAAACCAATTAAGCAAATGGCAAATTTTTGTGCAATATGTGCTACGTAATAAAGTGATTTGGTTACTTTGTTTTGCCAATATTTTCCTCTATATCGTACGTATCGGTATCGACCAATGGTCGCCAGTGTATGCTTACCAAGAATTAGGTTTCTCTAAAGATGCGGCGATTTCCGGTTTTGCCTTATTTGAAGTGGGTGCTTTGGTGGGAACCTTCTTATGGGGATATTTATCCGATTTAGCTAATGGACGTCGCGGTTTAACTGCTTGTATTTCATTGATTTTAATCGTGTTTACCTTAGAGTTCTATCAACACGCTACCAATGAATATATGTATCTTGGCGCTTTGTTTGTCCTTGGTTTCTTGGTATTCGGTCCACAATTACTTATCGGCGTTGCGGCAGTGGGTTTCGTACCGAAAAAGGCAATTGCAGTAGCCGATGGTGTGAAAGGAACCTTTGCTTACTTAATCGGTGATAGTTTCGCTAAATTAGGGTTAGGTATGATTGCCGATGGAACACCGATTTTTGGTTTAACCGGTTGGTCAGGTACCTTTGCGGCATTAGACGCTTCCGCCGTGATTTGTATGGCATTGTTAGTGTTTGTTGCCATTGCAGAAGAAAAGAAAATCCGTAAAAATAAAAAAGCAGCAAAATAA
- the efp gene encoding elongation factor P, with amino-acid sequence MATYTTSDFKPGLKFMQDGEPCVIVENEFVKPGKGQAFTRTRIRKLISGKVLDVNFKSGTSVEAADVMDLNLTYSYKDDAFWYFMHPETFEQYSADAKAIGDAEKWLLDQADCIVTLWNGAPISVTPPNFVELEIIETDPGLKGDTAGTGGKPATLSTGAVVKVPLFVQIGEVIKVDTRSGEYVSRVK; translated from the coding sequence TAAAATTTATGCAAGACGGTGAGCCTTGCGTGATCGTTGAAAATGAATTCGTGAAACCGGGTAAAGGTCAAGCTTTTACACGTACACGTATTCGTAAATTAATTTCAGGTAAAGTATTAGATGTGAACTTTAAATCAGGTACTTCCGTTGAAGCGGCAGACGTGATGGATCTAAACTTAACCTATTCTTACAAAGACGATGCATTTTGGTATTTTATGCATCCGGAAACCTTTGAGCAATATTCTGCTGATGCAAAAGCGATCGGCGATGCTGAAAAATGGTTATTGGATCAAGCAGATTGTATCGTGACATTATGGAATGGTGCGCCGATTTCTGTGACTCCACCAAACTTTGTAGAATTAGAAATTATCGAAACGGATCCCGGTTTGAAAGGTGATACCGCAGGTACTGGCGGTAAACCGGCAACATTAAGCACCGGTGCGGTAGTAAAAGTTCCACTTTTCGTACAAATCGGTGAAGTGATCAAAGTGGATACTCGTTCAGGCGAATATGTATCACGCGTAAAATAA